The DNA window TTCACCATCCCGACCCTTGTGGCGCATCTGGTCACGCTGGTCGCCGCGCCGTGGGTCGCGCTGAATCTGCAACCGGTACTGGAGATCACCCGTGCGATCGGTTCGGCCGTTCTCGCCGTGACCCTGGTGGTGCTGTGGTGGCGGCATCGCCACGACGAGCGTGACGCGGTGGCCGGCATGGCATGGGCGATGCTCGCGGTGCTCCTACTGGAACCGTCGACCCTGCCCTGGTACTACACGTGGGCGCTGGGACTCGCGGTGGCCTTCACCCTGCCGCTGTGGGCGCGTGCGGCGATCGTCGCGACGTCGAACTTCATGCTCATCGTCTTCCAGCCCGACGATGCCATCGCCTTCTACCAGCCGGTTCCGCTGCTCATCGCCGCTGCGCTCTCGGGACTGGCGGCCTGGTCGCTGATCCGGCCGGATCCGTTGCGGCTGGGCACTTTTGTCCGCCGCGCGTGGGGATCGCCGACGACCTGAGCGATCTGAGATCGACGCGGGTCAGAACGCCTGCGCCTGAGCCCGGCGGATGACCTCGCGCGCCGAGTGGGTGTGCAGCGCCGCCGCGGGATGCATCCCGAGGTCGTCCTGCACGGTGAACAGCCACGCCATCACCTCGTCGCGGGAGTAACCGCCGTCGAGCAGGACCTCGACGAGCCCGGTGAAGTGTTTGACGATGCCCAGGTCGTCGAAGAACAGTGCCGGCACGGCGGGCTCGCCACCCCGGGAGACGCCGAGCAGGTGGTGATCGCGGATCAGGTTGCGCACCCGGTTGGCGGAAACGTGCAGTCGCCTGGCCACCTCGTCGACGGAGAGGGTGTCCACATCGGACGGCAGGGTGTCTTGCGAGAGCGGTAGTGAACTCACACCGAGAAGAGTAGCGGTTACCGAGCCGTTCATGACGGGTGCCGTCGATCCCGCCGGAGACCACCGAACGCAGGACACCGCTACCGCGCACAGTCGCGTCGTGACGGTACATTCAGCGACATGAACAGCACCGCCGACCCGCTCCTCGGCGCCGTCATCGAGGGGCGGTACCGCATCGACGCGCCGATCGCGCGGGGCGGCATGTCGGCGGTGTACCTGGCCGTCGACCTGCGACTCGGCCGGGACGTCGCGGTGAAGATCATGGACGACCGGTATTCCGGTGACCCACTGTTTTTGCGGCGCTTCGAATTCGAGGCACGAGCGGTGGCCGGTCTCAAACATCCCGGCCTGGTGGCCGTCTACGACCAGGGCATCGATCATCAGATCGCCTTCCTCGTCATGGAGTTGGTGGACGGTGGCAGTCTGCGCGAGCTCCTGCGCGAACGCGGTCCCATGCCGCCGCATGCGGTGGTCGCGGTCGCCGATCCGGTGCTGGGCGGACTCGGCACGGCGCATGCGGCGGGTCTGGTGCATCGCGACGTGAAGCCGGAGAACGTGCTGATCTCGGATGCCGGTGAGGTCAAGGTCGCCGACTTCGGGCTCGTGCGCGCCGTCGCCGAAGCCGGGGTGACCTCGGCCAGCGTGATCTTGGGCACCGCGGCCTACCTGTCGCCCGAGCAGGTGGAGTCCTCACACGCCGACGCGCGCAGCGACGTTTACTCGATGGGCGTCATGCTCTTCGAATTACTCACCGGCCGAACACCTTTCCGCGGTGACACCCCGCTGGCCCTGGCGTATCAGCGGCTCAACTACGACGTCCCCGCGCCCGGCGACGTGATCGCCGGGGTGCCCGAGGAACTCGACGAGATCATCCTGCGCGCCACCGAACGTGATCCGGCACACCGCTATTCCGACGGATTCGCGATGCGCCACGCGTTGCTCGCGATGGCCGAGGATCTCGACCTGCCACCGTTCACCGTCCCCGCACCGCGCCGTTCGGCCGAACGTGTCACCATGGCCCGCTACCGCCCCGCCGGTCCGCGCTTGCAGGGCACCCGCGCGCAGTCGGTTCCGGGACCGTACGCGGCCGGCGACCGGCCGGCCGCATCCGCCGAGCAGCGCCCTACACCGGTGGCCGACATCGATGACGAGGCCCAGGACACCCGAGCCGCCCGGCCGAGCGCGGTCATGAGCCGACGATCCTCCGCACTCGACGACGTGGAACCGCAGACCGGCAGCCGCCTGCGCTCGGTCCTGTGGCTGTTGTTCGTGGTCGTACTCGCCGTCGGCCTCGGCGCGGCCGGCTGGTGGACCGGGCACCACTACCTGGGCATCCGCTGACCCGGC is part of the Gordonia bronchialis DSM 43247 genome and encodes:
- a CDS encoding Rv2175c family DNA-binding protein, producing MSSLPLSQDTLPSDVDTLSVDEVARRLHVSANRVRNLIRDHHLLGVSRGGEPAVPALFFDDLGIVKHFTGLVEVLLDGGYSRDEVMAWLFTVQDDLGMHPAAALHTHSAREVIRRAQAQAF
- a CDS encoding protein kinase domain-containing protein, yielding MNSTADPLLGAVIEGRYRIDAPIARGGMSAVYLAVDLRLGRDVAVKIMDDRYSGDPLFLRRFEFEARAVAGLKHPGLVAVYDQGIDHQIAFLVMELVDGGSLRELLRERGPMPPHAVVAVADPVLGGLGTAHAAGLVHRDVKPENVLISDAGEVKVADFGLVRAVAEAGVTSASVILGTAAYLSPEQVESSHADARSDVYSMGVMLFELLTGRTPFRGDTPLALAYQRLNYDVPAPGDVIAGVPEELDEIILRATERDPAHRYSDGFAMRHALLAMAEDLDLPPFTVPAPRRSAERVTMARYRPAGPRLQGTRAQSVPGPYAAGDRPAASAEQRPTPVADIDDEAQDTRAARPSAVMSRRSSALDDVEPQTGSRLRSVLWLLFVVVLAVGLGAAGWWTGHHYLGIR